CAGCAACAAATTCTTCGCTGGTTGGAAATTAACTAAACCAATTAAATGAATtagtatttatatacatatagaaaaaacacaagactgCTATCAGCTGAACTGCATTACTATAAAGTTTATACAATGCacattttttgtccttgtaTTATTAAATATCATCATAGAGAAAACCACGATCGACTGCTTTTGCCGTCTTTTTATTAACTTCTATGCagcaaattcatttaaaatccaggcttgtttctgtatttaataTTCAGACCGCTGCAGCCAAATGCATGAGAACATaagcatacagtatatacacaatGTCTAATTATGTGCATTACCAACTAGTTCTGTTAAAATTGAACAGTTTggctacagagaaaaaaagttgcttTAGTGCTTTAAGAACTAATTTACACATAAAATATCTCATTTGGACACGCAGACAGTTAATTCaggtgaaaaatatttaaaacaaaccaacaaaaaacatgtacaaatCCAGGTCCAATGTGGACCATTTCTTCCATTCAAGACCCAAACAGCCAACCAACCAAAAAATTATGCAGACAACATCAAATCATTCACTCTTTTCATCTATTCAGCCATTAAAACAGCCCAAATCCCTCTTCATGTGCATGAGCAGAAAACTAGAAAACTAAAACCTCCATGAGACAGAGATACCAGGACAAGagttttttcctgaatattcaCTTCGCTCAGAAAAAGGTAAACGTACACATGTCATGTTTTATCCCTCATTACATATTTCTGTCGTTTGTGTATAtaaaaaaggtttttttttcagcttgacATTTAGTTATGAACTAGTAGAAACCACTATTAATAAAAGCATTCAGTGCTGCAGGTTTTGATGATATTGTGAAGAGTAGCGTATGAATGTTTGCCCTTTAAAGTAATGTACGCAAGAAattgttcaaaataaaaaaaaaaaaaaatgcacaaatacatCAACATGGTCAGACAGAGACCCTGGAGTTCCTGACATATTTAGTGGTTGTGTAGCCTGGACTGACCAGGGAGCAAGAGCATCTGTCCGACCTCTTTGATGAGTCTCGTTCTCTTATTAGCAACTGTGTTAATGTGTACAAGCAACATTTCAAGACATTTCAGTTGGAGCAGCAACgtatgtgtgagagagcatTAAGTTGAGAGATTAAGACTAGAAGGGGATTAAAACTAACAACTGGAGCACTGAACCCAATCACATCACGACAAGTGAGTcattaacccctttaaaaaaaatgatctgtgtgtgtaagtgtggtACGCCGGCAGGCTGGAGAAACGTCGGATCTTGAGTGACGTAGCCGACAGAGGGAAGGACATTTTGGATGACGCCGGCTGATTGCACACACGCTGCGCGCACTATTTCCAATGTTATCCCATGAATCACAGGCTGAGCACACCGACGCTAAGCAGCGAAAGCAtcagaggaaggagaaacagCGGCGTGTTTTGCAGAGCATcattcttccttcttcttcaacCATTTGAGCACTTTGGACATCGGAGACTTGGTCTTAGACTTGTCCTTAACATCTGAGGtagaaagagcgagagaaacacacatttatttatgtatgcaGACATGATCAAGACAAAAAGTAGATAAATGAACTTTACAATACAACTTTAAGCAGTAGTTATTGGGAGATGCAATATGCTAAGACTTTCTGTATACACAGCCAGTATCTCTTGAAAATTCAGCAGTTTTCTGAAAACCAATTCACTCTGGCCTAGTCTTTACTGCTtaagaaatttattttaaaatttaaaaatgaaaggaaatttcaaaaaaattaaGCTGCACTAAGTGAAATTAAGATAACTTACATTATGCATAGAAACTCTTCGCGACGCTGCTAAACTACGATAAGCAAAGATAACTCATGCTATAACTCACTACTAAATTAATATaagaagctaaaaaaataagacaatcTATGCTACAATgctaaacaaaactaaacaaagacaactaTCCCTATGATTAAAGAAAGCTAAGAGATATGCTGCTAAACTAAGTTAACTCATGCTACacacctaagctaagctaacacaTTATGCTACTAAATTAATCTAACATAAGAAGctacaaaatataatttatgcTATGCTAGTAGGCTGAGCAAAGATGACTCACAGTATGTGACTAAACAAAGCTAAGATAAAGATAACTGTCACTACAACTAAACTAAGTTGTGTAGCTAACTCATGCTACAAAACTAGGCTAAGCTAACACACTAGGCTACTAAATTAATCTAACATACAGACAAAGATAACTTTCACTACTAAATTAAGCTAAAATAACCCATGCTCCGCTACAACACCAAGCTAAGGTAATCTAAGCAAAGCTAGGATAACTTACACTGTGCTATCGCGCTAAGCTATGCTAAAATATGAGGCTAAAACTAATGTATTAATGTAAACTGACTGCACAGGGTGAAAATAAATGGTGAAACTTTAGCATTAACTTAACGAATCCATTAAAATTCAAATGGCTAGTGTTGAGCCCACGTACGGTATTCGCTCACTGtgacacaatgacatttcaatGAAGTTCAGTAAACCTCCTCAATTTCAGACCTGCTTTCCTAGTCATGAATTGCAAATGAAGCCAGATTTAACGGCGTTTTATCGGAGGGTCAAAGCAACAGTCTACATTATCCATTTATCTACTGACAAAAGAGAGGGAGCATTCTGTTTGATGCTTTTTTCCATTAGCAGTCATTAGAtcaaatgagaggaaaacaTCGCCCAGCAGCACCcctacaaacacaacacagcttCACACGTCCATAAACCTCACAGAGAGAATTATATCGGCTTCAATTAGGCGCCCATGATGGAAATCCTCAGCTGGATAATTTATAATCCAATTTAGCTATACCCGACACTGCAGATGTGGTAACTGACGAACGAACAGAGCGTCGGCAGGCCGCCTGTGGAAGTGGTGGACACACTTACTTAAATTCTTCATCATCTTGTTtagctcctcgtcctcctcttcctccctgagGAAATGAAATAAGAATGCACAAAAAACCCACATGAGTGACTATATTCTGCAggtttataataaaatacattcagtgCAAACTGTAAGAATAAACTGGACAGGAAGTGAACAAATGGCGCCGGGCTGAAACTTGGCCTAAATATCTAGTAAAAGTAATCTTTTCAATAACCCAGAACCTTTACGTTGTTAGGCATCACTTCTGATGTCCAAATCATTTGAGAAGAGTAAGAACTACCGTAATATTGTCAAATCTTCACTTATTGTTTATTTGGGGGGATATTTATGGCAGGTTCCTTTGTGAAAACTGGGGACCACATATAAAAGCAGCTCTAAACTTTATGCTCTTCACCCAGTATGTATGTATCCAACCACTTAACTATTAAATTAACTCCCTGATCCGTCTAAAAACACACCTGAGTCTGTCCTCGTCCAGACCCTCGACAATAGAGTTCCTGTCGTTGATGATCTCCACCAGTTTGGCCATcagctcctcttctctctttttgtccCTGGCTGTTTTCAGATGATCTGAGCatacaaaaaaaccccacataTTTTAGCCTCACACCACAACTCTGATTCTGTTGTGAACTGCGTTGTATCCGTTCTCCACTGAAGTCCTCACCAGGTTTTTCCATCAGTCTCCTGAGCTCTTGTTCAACAGTcggctgctgctcctccaggtcctggtttcTTCCTCTAAACACccgagaaagaaagaaaacacaaggtTGAAGTTTAGTTTGATCTTATCACAATATCTGTGTTTGGTAAATTGTGCTCTAGAGTCAACCAGAAGGAAattgtttgactgaaaataGGATACAATTCGCTCCTATGAGTTGTAGGAGTACCAGCGTCTTTGAGtgataaagcgctatataaaactgatgcattattattattattattattattattattattattattattattgtgatgaATTTAATCCATAGCACAATATTTTTTGGGCACTCTGAGGCATTAGAAATTATACCACCGTCAGTAATCACCTCCTTAAGTTCATTCACAGATGGTTGCAGCTCTAAATCCTTGTACCGTCTAAGGAGCTGTCTCCAAGGTCTCCATTACATCGTCTTTGGAAGAGTCTGTGCTAATATGTACTAATTGCAGGTGTTGATGTGAACATCACGTCCAGCTAGTGAGACTTTGTCAGTCAGTTAGCATTACAATATTATAACAGTCTGAGATACATTTTTCATGAGCCTATGTTTATCTTCTTCAAGCAAATGTTGGATCATACAGgcagcttcctgtttctgtttcctgtttccatagcCTCAAAAAGcaaactcaaacaaaacttAGCAGAAACAATAGACACTTGACTATGCACCAATATTGGCCTAAAATGACTGACACAGTCCTTGAATTTTACTTATTTGAAGCTTATTTCAGTTCagtccaagtcccatccactaacatggaggagggtggagcttatgacctgtatcagggggagctctactctaCCCGCCACCATCCTGTGTAGTTGTATGAagaacattgtgttgtaaaATGTTGTAGTCATAGTTTAGtagtttttatgtgtgtgtcagcgtaTATGAAGCAGTAGAAGGTAAAAACAGTATAACCCTATAACCCTTTTACCTACATACTGTGGCAACATGTGACAATAAACACTACTTGACTCATGAATCAGTGAGTCACAGCCTCAGTCTCCATCGTGATGGAGCCTAAGGCCACTAACCCACGCTAACTCTGGGAGACGTCCATTTAATCTTCTCTAAATCaatattcaaaaacaaatgacagcGCCTCTAAGAATCTTCAGCATTTATTTAGAGAGATTCAGAGAGCCCTGCATCACACTTCTGTTCACCGCAGCCAGTGGGAGGGTGGTGGTTGGGGGGTGAGGCTGCCTTGTTCCAGGACGGCCTGCGGTGGgacggaggagggaggacacTGGGAATTCAAACTGTCAGCCTTCTGGCCACAAGTCTGTTTCACTAATCGCTAAATTGTGGCGTGCCCCTTTcctaagagtgtgtgtgtgtgtgagtgtgtgtgtgtgtgtactcacaTGTAGACCAGTTCAGACTCCCGGCGCATGGCCAACTGCTTTTTCCTGATCAAGTTGAACCACTCATCCATGAGTGAGTCGTCCTCACcctctgacaaacaaacaaacagacacgcGGTTAATCCCGGGCGCGAACCCTTCTTCCACACCTGCCTCGTCTCCTTCTCCGAGCACCGCGTCCCGCGACTAGAAGACTCACCTCCTTCGTCGCTCCTGCGAAgcctcttctccagctccactccCCTCTTCTCCAGCTCGTTCAGCTGGTCGTCGATCTCCTGAAGCTCCTTCATGATGGCCTCTTTGGGGATGTAGTCGGGCTTTGTCTAAAAACGACAGGTGCAAATTAACAACAGTTAAATGGATAATGGGAAGCAAGGCTCAGACATGACGACAAAATAGCTATTAAATAACATTAGATTATTAATAAGATGTAAGTGAATAAATACGGTAATACAACTACTTTGCTAgcagttacatttttaaactttcattttgttcttcttagtCCTtcccatttcttttctctttatatatatactggtattttaaatatgtatatgtaaatatCATTagcatgctttttattttttatttatttattttctgcaattcagatttttttgaatttctttttgcTTTGGTACAGAGATTTATAGTATGAGACATTTATCGTTGCTCAAAACACACGTATCATTACTCGTATAACAAACCTGAGATAGTGTAAGgtagataaagaaaataacaataatagttaaatacagtacattaaaataagaaaataccaACTGTCcatgaggaagaggaaacatTCATCCAACAGGTTACCTTAATGTCACAGATTAACTACTTTAAGGGGAGGCATTCATGTTGCAGACTAAGGTCCAAAAGAGTTCCCACATTGATATTATTCccttatttctgttatttaacctGTTAATCATAAGCTCATATGAGCCAGTCTTTATCAAGGTGTTAATCCAttcttttaattcagtttttttgtttttgtactttgcAATGTTTGAGTATTGTCCTAGCGGCCGTAGTGATGTCCACCATAGAGTTCACTATTcgttatgtttttaatttgtgtcttGTCTCCCAGTAAACATGATCTCTGGGACATTGGTACGTCCCTTCTCAGCCAATTTGTTAAATTgcctatgatttttttttttccacaaaggcTGAATGCCTGTTCATTCCCAGTCAGTGTTCTCATGTTTTAGcatgctttttttattatatttaggCGTCTTTATTAAATTTTCACACAGGTTAACTGGCATAGTGAGGCTCTTATTTCTCAAATTTAAACCGGAAGTCGATgttattagcatgctaacttagcaaTAGCTTGCTGGCTAAACTGATTTAGATCTTCTCTACAGtacatgcctttttttttccagaaaggtTGAATGCCTGTTCATTCCCAGATGCAAAAGTTGAAGCAAATGTATTTTCTGACTGAGGGTGAATACCTTGGAGATCTTTGATTCTGACTTTGTGCCGTTTGTGATTTCATCTTCTGGgccatttatttctgaaaaaggaagcagagaggaaaCGCGTTTATATCTTCAGAAAGTtgagaacaaagaaaaacaagtgaacTAGGAGGAGATAGAAAAGTGAATATCCCTCTGTTAATTCTCGAAATTgtccatttaatatttaatatttaaacagaacacacaaacacacactacacaggtgtTCTTACCTTTAGATGCTGGTGCAGTGACAGAAATGCTCAGGCCGGGAGGATGAGCGGACGACGAGGAAGGCCCGACGGAGAACCCTGAAGTCTTTCCAGCTCCATTAATCAATGGCTTAGCGGAGGGCTGTGAAGAACCAGCGGGTCTGTGGATGGATGAAGGACGAGCAGATGAACAGAAAGAGAGtcaaattaattaatgtcaGTTTATCTACGAGTAGTCCGTCCTCTGCGTTGCTACAGTCCTTCATTTTGATTCACGACAGCGAGAGGAAAGGTCATCTGGGGAGAGGAACTCTGAGTGAGGAGCATATGTTGCGCCACGGAGGACTCTGCTCAGTCCTGACACCACTTGGAGCTCACATGCATGTGGCGGAAGAGGAGAAACCGAAAGCCCTGACTACAAATGATGGCCGAGCCATTTGGAGGAGCAGCAGGTACAGGCTTCCTGTGGGAGGAATGTTTGGAgagacggatggatggatggacaggaCGCGAGGAGGGAAACTCATACGGCTAGTGCTCCATTATGCCGATATCCAGAGATACGCCCTGGTATTCATCAGGAACAAGTCTGAACCGTAAATATGGTGACAGCACAGAacaaacaaagtaaataaaacgaGTCTTACTTTGAGACGGGCTTGAGGCTCGACCTCCAATCTGCAGGACTGGACTCAATTTCTGACactgtagagaaaaaaaaaaagtaatcagtTGAAGGTAGTGTTtttcacttcctggttcagtTCCTTCATTACACTCATGTGGCGTTCACCATTAAGCCACTTCCTATCACAAGTACACCGTGAATAGATGGCTTTTTACACCAACAGCAAACAGGCAAATggtaaaaacaatattaaaaaagtaataaagccAGTGTAAAAATAGATAGAACTcataaatcaaatgaatcatGCTATAAGGAAAGTGTAAAAACGATGGATGTTGAGCTAAAGGTATCAACAATTCATTCTTAATTCTTGTCAATAATGAATCAGTGAAGCCTCTAAGTTGTGAGAACATTAGTACAGCTGAATTTGAGTAGTATGACTTACAATGACACCCTGTGATTGTACTGTGTGCCTTTAACAACCAGTCAGAGAGCAGTCCAGACCGTGAATTTAAATAAACGTGTTCCTGAGATGTAACATTTGCATGAATGGTGCACACACGAGGCTTAACCCTCTAAGGCAGTTTAGGCTTTGTGTCAATGTGACACCGTAGCTACGGCAACACCCCAGAAATACCTGGCAACTACGTGTCGCGGCGACacagactgcaagagctgtgattggtccaatgAGtaggtagtagcgtgtttccactttagtatttctgtctGCTTGTCCAGCGccgcaatttttgaattgattgttttggatcagtaaaggtGGAACacactgaggaggtttggagatgtATGACCCGTCTTTGACAAAATATGGacgaaagtttcagtcaccattgttgaaagagaaacagaaagcgGAAACAAACCTTAACCCGGCTGCTAAAAAGGACACAATGTCAACGAGTGGGTGGCGTATTTATAGACTGACtagcacacaagtataaatgactcacaccGCCGTAGGCTACGTATGTAGGTTATGgcgtctgtgttttttgttttgttttgttacttttttgattataaaaaggtcagaaaatgttCTGTGAGTAAaagtttttgtcagttttttttccagaaccTTCAATATCTGTCAGTTGTTTAAAATTTACTGCATGTTGTAAGATGCaggctacttcctgtttcactgtttcattAGGAAAATAcgtattatttttgtttgtgtgttcttttgaCTTGTTGCACAATAACTGTTTTGTccaatttttgtttctggtttaaaaagcaaatttgaaaaactaaaaaccacaCTGACTAACCTTCACTGGAATGAATGCGCGTCATGTTAGAGGAAGCTTTTATGTCCTTTGATTTCTTGCAAATATGCAGTAAGTTGTGTTTTTCTACATTGAACGGGTCTTGGGGGCCTAGTTATAAAAGCTGAGACTCTTAAATCAAAGCGTGTGAGTTGAACATGAACTGTTGCGTGATGCGCTACCAGGCTTTGAGGCTCCTCTGTCTGGAGTCTTGGCAGCGAGTCCGCTCCAGCCGGCCGGGCTGGTAGTCGAGCTGGGGGGGTCCGTAGAATACAGGTCACCCAGGAGTGCCGGGTTTGCCTTCAGCTTCACCTTCCCCCTGACACTCCCCGTCTCCTTTGTAGGCGTCTCAACCTGAGACTTAGGTctgaaaagaggagaggaactCATAAAATACCCTTCTACGCCAGCAGAGGTCAGACTGAAGCTCAGATTCCTTACTTGTCAGTCTTCTTCAGAGCTACAGTGGTCCAGGATGGcttgctgttgttattgttgttctcCTCTGCAAGTTTCTTGGagagaaaagctgctgctgcttttgtcttATTGCTCGTAGTGTCCTCCTGTTTTGAACTCACTTTCCCGCCCGCAGAAGCTGCTTTACCCCCGACATTTACAACCAAGGACACGGTCTGACCAGCAGTGACCTCTTGTGTCTTACCACGCACACCCTGGCCCTTATTTACGTCCACGTTGATGCTTGTGGTgactttttctttattgtcacCCTGTAAAAACTTGAGCTTAGACTCTTGTGTCTTGGCGGCAGTGGTTGACGCAAGGGGAGCGGCGGTGGGCTTTGAGGTGGCGCCGGTGGAGAAGGTCGTAGCGAAGGTAGAACCATGTGAAGCTGCGGGTTTGGAGACAAAAGCTGTTTGAGTTTTTTCAGGAGGAGAAGTGACAACTGATGAGGAGACGCTGGGAGAGGTGCTGGTTTTGTTGGTCAGCCATGTTGGTCCCTGTTTGGATGGTGTGGAAGGAGTTGTCGTACTGGTTTTACTGGAGCTGGGTGGGGGGTTGAATCTGGAGACATTGGTGTATGAGGGAAAATCTCGATGAGGCGCGCTTGTGGATTGTACCgtcctgaaagacaaacaggcaCACGTAATGGTTACAAGGAGGAAATTCTTCTGGCACGACagctacaaaagaaaaatgcagcaaCCTTTTCTTTATGCTACTTTAAAATTAGCCTGAATATGAGTTTATGTGAGTAACTTTTCACCTCGCCATAGAAACAATAAGataccacagaaataaaaattctACATGTAGCACTGACTGTATTCAGGAGAATAAAAGCTAGCTGGTCTGTTAGCTATAGCCAAAGctaatttaaacaatttattcAATTTGAAAAACGACGGCCCAACAGTTTTTAGTACACGAGTTGGTTCATTAAAAATAACCATTCTTAgcacgtgattttttttttttttttttaatttcaatagAAAGAAGTATGACACCAGATAAACAAATTCAGCCAAAAGCTAACTAGCCAAGCTTAGCAGTAACTAAGGCCTCTGTGGAAGttgacaggttttttttttgttttttttttttttgtttatgctgattttaaatgatacttttaaatgttttaattttatgaaGTTTAAATCGGCACACAGTAGTTTAAAATAacttgaaaaactaaaaaaataaatcaaaataaaaggaaataaaaactaagtatgaaaacaggaaataaatgaattgtgTGAATGTAATACTGTGCATGTTGTATTTTGTtaataacataaagtaaaaTCATGTTAAGATCAGTGTAATAAATCTACTTTAAACTCGAATAATCCATTCGACTCTTTAAAGGTGCAATTAGAAAATATGACAggtcatttatttgtatttttcactttGAGTTACTACTACGTCTTTTCTCACTTACTTTGCACAGTTCCTGTGATAGAGCTTCCCGTCCACTAGATACCGCTGCACCAGGTGAACATGCCCGTTGCAGACCACGCATTTATTACTCAGGGTGCCCGTCTGACGGGGTTTCTCAACCAGGACATCctggaagacaaagagagaaagacagagagtgGACAAAGGGGGACAAGTGACTGATGGGCGCCAGTGAGGGCTTTTGTCTATTATGTAACAGAACTTTGTTCATCTGTTGACACAGACAGACGCTATTGAGGTCATCTCTGATGTGGCCAGTTTGAGGAAATTCTACAATCTCATTCAGCGTTTCCAAAGTCAAGACTTTTTGAGAAGCTTGTTCTGGGTGCTAAAGTTCACCTGTGGCGAGGTTCTGCTTGCTTTCGGAGAAGGAGAGGGCCTGGTGATGTTGGAGGACGGGGGTGGGCTGTTCTCTCTGGCGGGTTTATTAGAGGGAAACACCTTAGCCGTCACCGGCTGGTTCTTCTTCCCGGACGGCTCATCCGTGGGTTCGTCTGCCGGACGCTTTATACCCGCCATGCCACCGACTGTGTAACATAAAACACGTATGAGAATGGGAGAGGGCGGACAGGTATCAGAGGAGGACGCGGGCGAAGGCGCTAGCAATACTCACTCGGGGAGCGTCCGTGGAAGTAGTTGTAGTACTGAGAGACGTACGTCAGGATGCTGAGGCGGTCGGGGACCTTGAGAGCCACCATGTCTTCTGCGTCCAACAGCGCTGGAATTCCCAGTTGTTCCTCCGCAACCATGAACGCCTGACAAATAAAATCACCGTTATGCAACAAAGCAGAGGAAACGTAGAGGCCACAGCTCCAGTGAATTAAATGAAAGCAGAATGTCTCCCTTTGTGAGACGTCCAACAAAGACATCTTTAAAGACTTATGGCACAAAAATGAAGACAACAatagtttttatcttcttttaatTCTAGCCAGTGTTTTGACCTTCACATCGTTTGTGTTCGTTTTGTAGATAGAGTGGGAAATGAGCGTTGAAATCAAAGTTTTTTCATCCTTGTCTAAATTCAGTTGGATTTGGTTAAATCTAGACTTAAATGGTTTGTGATTTTCCCAAACGATCACTTCCATGGAAGCAAAAGGGaaagcaaagaaaggaaaaacatgcGGAGGCATGCCAGCAGAGGCATGATTGAATCAGTTATCAGGCTGCTGAGCCATAAAAGCCCTGCTTACTTCCCTGTGCCCTGCGCCACTCATTTTATTGCCCTCTGATAAAATGTCTTAGCGTTTTCTCCATGTCCCTCTTTATTCCTCCCCAGCCCCAGAAGCTCAGAGCCCAGTGACAGAgtttgagggagaaaaaaaacgaaagtaAAGAATGCAACAATGCAGCCAGAGTGAAAGCACCCGTGTTGAAACACTCTGCTTTTGGCAATCTCCTGTCAGCCGTGCAGAACAATGACGCATTTCTATTTTGAAATCCCTCCCAGCGCAACGTGGTGCTGACGTAACATCTACAGTCAGCAGGCATGTAGCGGCCAAACGTGGCAGAAAGGTATTATCACCGTTATTAACACTATGTTTGGAtcttctcatgttttttgagttggtcACAAACCATTTTTAGGAACAACCACACtgtgtctggcctggtctggtctaggtgggtgctacatgtctgagtaacgtccacatgaatgaacgccaggtccaaaagtttcccagcagaacatgggtggtgaatgttatttacttcttctgccagtggttttaatgttgtggctgattggtgcatttgaaatgatttaaaatttaGGATAAATCCTTCCGTTCTAATGCTGAAAATACATGTTCCTGCTGAAAGATGCTGACATACAGCCAAGACATGCAGTAAACAACAGGAAGCAAAGCATCAGTTCATTATTTCAGGGCCACATCGGGTCCATCTAAGCTCATAAAAAAGggctaaaatatgtttgaggTAAGTAAGAGGTGTTTCAGTATTGGTACAAATAGTGTGACGCTCTATGACCGGAGGTTAAAGTCATTTTTCTTATCCATTTAATACTGGGTGCATTAGCTaatcaaaaaaacattattgcGGATGTAGGTGGGATGAATCACTTatgcaaacaaaatgaaaaggctACAGCACCGCGAAGACTCTGTATCACAGCTTAGCACACACCAGTTTAGCCTGTTGCCATGTTAGTGtttgttcaaaataacaaagaacaacaacaaaaaggttGGATGGTCACTATTTTTGTGAGtatttgatgaaaaataaaagtattggAAAGAAAGGGAATCATCACTGTTCCTCCTGTGAAGGATCTGATTAAACAAAAACCTCCCGTTAGAGGTGTTTCAGGCATGTCCCACCGGAAGGAGGCCCCGGGGTCAGCCACGGACACGGCGGAGTGTTTATATCTCCTGGGAGCCCCTGGGGACAACATTTCCTCAGAGATCCCGGTTAATTAATGTTTTCACAGACACGAACTAAAATGAtctgtttatgtctttttgAATATGCTCAGAGCCGCTCTGCCGCTGAGGGAAGTCGAACCTTTCataaatattacagaaaaaaaacaaacaaaagaggtTTACAGCTTTATTGACCCCATTGAATTGATTTAACAGTAAAAGATGAACCAAGATCACTGTTCCGCCGCCTCCGTGTTTCTCTTTATTGCTTTCTTTCCTTGCAACACACACGTATCGACGAAGACAGGACGAGAATTAAAAACCAacatctgggaaaaaaaagccgGATTGATACGtgtctgcagtttgttttgtgctaCAATCAGCGTGAAAAGAGGTCATCCTGACGTTGACGTATAAACAATCGATT
The nucleotide sequence above comes from Mugil cephalus isolate CIBA_MC_2020 chromosome 2, CIBA_Mcephalus_1.1, whole genome shotgun sequence. Encoded proteins:
- the LOC125004454 gene encoding MICAL-like protein 2, with protein sequence MSAVKNLQQWCRVQCNGYRDVSITNMTTSFRDGLAFCALIHKHRPDLINFDSLKKENVFDNNKLAFMVAEEQLGIPALLDAEDMVALKVPDRLSILTYVSQYYNYFHGRSPIGGMAGIKRPADEPTDEPSGKKNQPVTAKVFPSNKPARENSPPPSSNITRPSPSPKASRTSPQDVLVEKPRQTGTLSNKCVVCNGHVHLVQRYLVDGKLYHRNCAKTVQSTSAPHRDFPSYTNVSRFNPPPSSSKTSTTTPSTPSKQGPTWLTNKTSTSPSVSSSVVTSPPEKTQTAFVSKPAASHGSTFATTFSTGATSKPTAAPLASTTAAKTQESKLKFLQGDNKEKVTTSINVDVNKGQGVRGKTQEVTAGQTVSLVVNVGGKAASAGGKVSSKQEDTTSNKTKAAAAFLSKKLAEENNNNNSKPSWTTVALKKTDKPKSQVETPTKETGSVRGKVKLKANPALLGDLYSTDPPSSTTSPAGWSGLAAKTPDRGASKPVSEIESSPADWRSSLKPVSKPAGSSQPSAKPLINGAGKTSGFSVGPSSSSAHPPGLSISVTAPASKEINGPEDEITNGTKSESKISKTKPDYIPKEAIMKELQEIDDQLNELEKRGVELEKRLRRSDEGEGEDDSLMDEWFNLIRKKQLAMRRESELVYIGRNQDLEEQQPTVEQELRRLMEKPDHLKTARDKKREEELMAKLVEIINDRNSIVEGLDEDRLREEEEDEELNKMMKNLNVKDKSKTKSPMSKVLKWLKKKEE